Proteins from a genomic interval of Phlebotomus papatasi isolate M1 chromosome 3, Ppap_2.1, whole genome shotgun sequence:
- the LOC129807062 gene encoding protein croquemort, whose product MTACACSEKTKKIWIFSCGAFFLLTGMIMAIVWSAVSINILHNQLVLKNGSQTYNNWIETPIPMYLEFYMFNWTNPDKINDWETEKPNFVQLGPYVFTEKRKRVNIEWNANNTVSFNQSRVWHFVPEMSNGTLDDEVTNLNLIPTTIAYTLRHQHAVVKMMVNFLFKEKHAHMTITKSVRELLFDGYDDPILDFIRKLNISGFVIPFNKVGWFVERNESSTHDGRFNIFTGEDDIGKLGLIDNWNYVNHTKFYKGHCGEVSGTTGEIWPPLSTDHSENDIEMFASDICRSLTLSFQKPIEKLGVKGNRWVADERVLDNGWNYPPASCYCTSDPSSCPDLLPGVLNVSDCQFGAPAFISFPHFYLADEAYRDSIEGMNPSQDEHEFYMALEPQTGIPLDIRGQLQLNLMMTPDEHFSIFEKVPRIFIPMLWFRQTANLTEDLAKTAWWAINLPDFGLWIAFGIVGLGAVIVIVGIVLTITKKWTWSNRDDDEEPLQ is encoded by the exons ATGACCGCTTGTGCGTGTTCAGAGAAAACTAAGAAGATATGGATCTTCAGCTGTGGAGCCTTCTTCCTTCTCACAGGAATGATAATGGCTATTGTGTGGAGTGCAGTATCCATCAATATTCTTCACAAT CAACTGGTGCTGAAAAACGGATCACAAACGTACAACAACTGGATTGAAACGCCAATTCCGATGTACCTGGAATTCTACATGTTCAATTGGACAAATCCGGATAAAATTAATGATTGGGAGACGGAAAAACCAAATTTCGTCCAACTCGGACCCTATGTCTTCACTGAAAAACGGAAACGGGTTAACATAGAGTGGAATGCAAACAATACTGTGTCCTTCAATCAAAGTCGCGTGTGGCATTTTGTACCTGAAATGTCCAATGGGACACTCGATGATGAAGTGACAAACTTAAACCTGATTCCCACAACTATCGCGTATACTCTGAGACATCAGCATGCCGTTGTGAAAATGATGGTGAACTTCTTGTTCAAAGAGAAACATGCTCATATGACGATAACTAAGTCAGTGAGAGAACTTCTATTCGATGGTTACGACGATCCTATCCTGGACTTTATCCGAAAACTCAACATATCAGGCTTTGTTATACCGTTCAATAAGGTGGGATGGTTCGTTGAACGAAATGAAAGTTCTACTCACGATGGGAGATTCAATATCTTCACTGGAGAAGATGATATAGGAAAATTAGGACTTATTGATAATTGGAACTATGTTAATCACACAAAATTCTATAAAGGTCACTGTGGTGAAGTTTCTGGAACAACTGGCGAAATTTGGCCACCTTTATCTACAGATCATTCCGAAAATGACATCGAAATGTTCGCTTCAGACATCTGTCGCTCTCTGACACTCAGTTTTCAGAAACCCATTGAGAAACTCGGAGTAAAGGGAAATCGCTGGGTTGCTGATGAGAGAGTTCTCGACAATGGCTGGAATTATCCTCCAGCTTCTTGCTACTGCACCTCAGATCCTTCATCATGCCCTGATCTACTCCCAGGCGTACTCAATGTCTCAGACTGCCAATTTGGTGCTCCAGCTTTCATATCCTTCCCCCACTTCTACCTCGCGGACGAAGCCTACAGGGATTCCATTGAAGGGATGAACCCATCACAGGATGAGCACGAGTTCTACATGGCTTTAGAGCCACAGACGGGTATTCCTCTGGACATCAGAGGTCAATTGCAATTGAACCTCATGATGACCCCAGACGAACACTTTTCCATCTTTGAGAAAGTGCCAAGGATCTTCATACCGATGCTGTGGTTTAGGCAAACTGCTAATCTGACTGAGGATCTAGCTAAAACAGCTTGG tGGGCTATAAACTTGCCAGATTTTGGTCTGTGGATCGCCTTTGGAATCGTCGGGCTTGGCGCAGTGATTGTAATCGTTGGAATCGTTCTGACGATCAcgaagaagtggacttggtccAACAGAGATGACGATGAAGAGCCACTACAGTAG
- the LOC129807064 gene encoding uncharacterized protein LOC129807064 has protein sequence MSHSEDSARSDGETLMDTDDTQFVQPAPPDKVPKEFVGRTKGCPSEAGNTIMITNKYSNAGIANNSNNSIMILTSNTDVSKITSSSQINICINNHFSDTITSSSSSVTADTGAPADHQVKAKDPQDEPDSTTCHFRDSRSQASAPNAQPEPSKDAKPAAEAQPPPQKSPDCPDFAAGDEVLVSREDAFYLGTVVLVGRKQACVTFGDESKCWAYFGEMRKIDKEGDRGPVCVHCKERSGQEPESVVDVCKRCHRGYHKKCTGVEGKDPGIYCKRCLEQNSLNGVNGGKYFNKNNNLMGDDRLSYSDNSLSPFDTGNFFPLRSSDYKDAWSGSSNNSDQSTASSNGNYPGRKMYTCGRRLRERQEKNYAESTRRPAASSNSTGNPQASTSGCSNSDTSSSSSSSSSLINFSATTFLSQQLLSSQRPGHSRSSSASGKGFFGKIFDTSTPSHLPHGDKYVIRGKRIDVDGNIQYLVEWEGVS, from the exons ATGTCACACAGTGAGGATTCCGCACGAAGCGACGGTGAAACCTTGATGGACACAGATGACACACAATTTGTCCAACCGGCTCCACCGGACAAGGTGCCCAAGGAATTTGTGGGCAGGACGAAGGGTTGCCCATCAGAAGCCGGCAACACCATCATGATCACAAATAAGTACAGCAATGCAGGAATTGCCAATAATTCCAACAATTCCATCATGATTCTCACATCAAATACGGACGTGTCCAAGATCACATCCTCCAGCCAGATCAATATCTGCATCAATAATCACTTCAGTGACACCATCACCAGCTCCTCCTCCTCCGTCACCGCGGACACTGGAGCCCCAGCAGACCATCAGGTTAAGGCGAAGGATCCCCAGGATGAGCCAGATTCCACCACATGTCACTTCAGAGACTCCAGATCTCAGGCCAGTGCGCCCAATGCCCAGCCGGAGCCCAGCAAGGACGCCAAACCCGCCGCAGAAGCTCAACCACCGCCCCAGAAGAGCCCCGACTGCCCCGACTTTGCGGCCGGGGACGAGGTTCTGGTCAGCAGGGAGGATGCCTTCTACCTGGGCACAGTGGTGCTCGTGGGTAGGAAGCAGGCCTGCGTGACCTTTGGGGATGAATCCAAATGCTGGGCGTACTTTGGGGAGATGCGTAAGATTGACAAAGAGGGCGACAGGGGCCCGGTCTGTGTGCACTGCAAAGAGAGGAGCGGCCAGGAGCCGGAATCCGTGGTGGATGTCTGTAAGCGCTGCCACCGAGGATACCACAAAAAATGCACCGGAGTGGAAGGAAAGGACCCTGGAATCTACTGCAAAAG GTGTCTCGAACAAAATAGTCTGAATGGCGTGAATGGtggaaagtattttaataagaaTAACAATTTGATGGGTGATGATAGATTGTCGTATTCGGACAATTCTCTTTCGCCGTTTGAT ACAGGGAATTTCTTTCCGTTGCGCTCGTCAGACTACAAAGATGCATGGTCGGGATCATCGAATAATTCGGACCAGAGCACAGCATCGTCCAATGGGAATTATCCAGGACGCAAAATGTACACCTGCGGACGGAGATTGAGGGAGAGGCAGGAGAAGAATTATGCTGAGAGCACTAGACGCCCAGCTGCCTCATCCAATTCCACTGGAAATCCTCAAGCGTCCACATCTGGCTGTTCCAACTCTGATACATCGTCCTCATCATCCTCCTCGTCGTCCCTCATCAATTTCTCAGCCACAACATTCCTCAGTCAGCAGCTGCTTAGCAGCCAACGTCCGGGACATTCTCGGAGTTCCTCTGCTTCGGGTAAGGGCTTTTTTGGGAAAATCTTTGATACCAGCACACCCTCGCATCTGCCCCATGGCGATAAGTACGTGATCCGGGGCAAGAGGATCGACGTGGACGGAAATATTCAGTACCTCGTCGAGTGGGAAGGAGTCTCTTAA
- the LOC129807097 gene encoding putative defense protein Hdd11, whose product MAFRCIIFAVAIALPAAWANSAGAPVVACDDLVPQHHVDPQTSPAPYSYVLPQKRTVAPGESFQVTVKGNSKTDTIKGFLVQARTPGDSQSVGTFTSLPGQTTQTLTCGKGQSNALTHTKIEKNVEAITFKYTVPQNAQKGQQFNFLCTVARDGYVFWVRIPSEKFTVG is encoded by the exons ATGGCTTTTCGTTGCATCATCTTTGCCGTGGCAATTGCCCTTCCCGCTGCCTGGGCAAATTCAGCCGGTGCCCCAGTAGTGGCTTGCGATGACCTCGTACCTCAGCACCACGTTGACCCACAAACATCCCCAGCACCATACAGCTATGTCTTGCCCCAGAAGCGCACCGTGGCCCCAGGGGAATCCTTCCAGGTGACTGTGAAGGGCAACAGTAAAACTGACACCATCAAGGGCTTCCTGGTTCAGGCACGAACACCCGGTGATTCTCAATCTGTCGGCACTTTCACATCACTTCCTGGCCAGACCACTCAGACACTCACTTGTGGCAAGGGCCAATCG AATGCATTGACCCACacgaaaattgagaaaaatgtcgAGGCTATTACTTTCAAGTACACCGTTCCCCAGAATGCTCAGAAAGGACAACAATTCAACTTCCTGTGCACTGTTGCCCGCGATGGATACGTCTTCTGGGTACGCATCCCATCAGAAAAGTTCACAGTAGGATGA